In Synechococcus sp. Nb3U1, one DNA window encodes the following:
- a CDS encoding prohibitin family protein: protein MPRREEAEPSRTGWLMAGGIAILAALGIGRSCLYVTPPGHATVVFNTFSGLQEGRVELPGVIFVVPGIDTPITYSVLTRVWEFTDNPASANAISNAITVNTADGQAFALDVAIALKPNPATLDELHANIGENYLSTVVVPVVRSKIRDISASFDSEDFYRKSQRAAIEQQALALIRQEMPTLKRDGQTLFLLQVDGVFLGNPDFPEALKDSIERKQVASITAQTAAVRAQIQEKETERLLILAAANQRAIELKGQAAAQNAQLADLLFYETLQERIQNPTGSAPPLRIIRVEGNSTVFLNVDPHQAALQRAQ, encoded by the coding sequence ATGCCTAGAAGAGAAGAAGCAGAACCGAGTAGGACGGGTTGGCTGATGGCCGGAGGGATCGCCATCTTGGCGGCTTTGGGGATAGGTCGTTCCTGTCTATATGTTACTCCACCTGGACATGCCACGGTTGTGTTTAACACCTTTTCCGGCCTACAAGAAGGACGGGTGGAATTACCCGGGGTGATTTTTGTGGTGCCTGGCATCGATACCCCGATCACCTACAGTGTGCTCACCCGCGTCTGGGAATTTACCGATAATCCTGCCTCTGCCAACGCCATTAGCAACGCAATCACCGTCAACACTGCCGACGGGCAAGCCTTTGCCCTTGATGTGGCTATTGCCCTCAAGCCCAACCCTGCCACTTTGGACGAATTGCACGCCAATATCGGCGAAAATTACCTATCCACAGTGGTGGTGCCCGTGGTGCGCTCCAAAATTCGGGATATCTCTGCATCTTTCGATTCAGAAGATTTCTACCGCAAAAGCCAGCGAGCCGCTATCGAACAACAAGCCTTGGCTCTGATCCGGCAGGAAATGCCTACCCTAAAGCGGGACGGCCAAACCCTTTTCCTGCTGCAGGTGGATGGCGTGTTCCTGGGTAATCCTGATTTTCCAGAAGCTCTGAAGGATTCTATTGAGCGTAAGCAGGTGGCCTCGATTACGGCACAAACGGCAGCTGTACGAGCCCAAATTCAGGAGAAAGAGACGGAACGGCTGTTGATCTTGGCGGCGGCCAACCAGCGGGCTATTGAATTGAAAGGGCAAGCGGCAGCCCAAAATGCGCAACTGGCGGATCTACTGTTTTACGAAACCCTACAGGAGCGCATTCAAAACCCGACCGGCTCTGCGCCGCCTTTGCGGATTATCCGTGTAGAAGGAAATTCCACCGTGTTTCTGAATGTGGATCCCCATCAGGCTGCCCTCCAAAGAGCGCAATAA
- a CDS encoding ComF family protein → MGWLDWWIMPPCPLCQRSTKNVFCQDCQNQLQADRISAWPITTTPWPLYAWGIHRGGLRRAIYQLKYEGQRRIGSVLGEWLGSRWREHNRQRQPYTVLPIPLHRERLRQRGYNQAALISQAFCEQTGLRHLPQGLVRVRATVAQHELDPLQRQENLAGAFALRRTPATPVLLVDDIYTTGSTIRAAQQVLATAGIPVAGVIVVAQTPKAVHPALPIPPPPN, encoded by the coding sequence ATGGGATGGCTGGATTGGTGGATTATGCCTCCTTGTCCGCTCTGCCAGCGCTCTACCAAAAACGTGTTTTGCCAGGATTGCCAGAACCAATTGCAGGCGGATCGGATTTCCGCTTGGCCGATCACCACGACACCCTGGCCCCTTTATGCCTGGGGGATCCATCGCGGCGGGTTACGCAGAGCGATTTATCAACTGAAATACGAGGGACAACGGCGGATTGGATCAGTTCTGGGGGAATGGCTGGGATCCCGTTGGCGGGAACACAACCGGCAGCGACAACCCTACACAGTCCTACCGATCCCTCTCCATCGGGAGCGACTGCGGCAACGGGGCTACAACCAAGCGGCTCTGATTAGCCAAGCCTTTTGTGAGCAGACGGGGTTGCGCCATCTTCCTCAGGGGTTGGTACGGGTGCGAGCCACGGTGGCTCAACACGAGCTCGACCCGCTGCAGCGACAAGAGAATCTAGCCGGAGCCTTTGCCCTGAGACGTACTCCTGCCACACCTGTGCTGCTGGTGGATGACATTTACACCACCGGCTCCACTATCCGCGCGGCCCAGCAGGTGCTAGCTACCGCCGGGATCCCTGTAGCAGGAGTGATCGTCGTCGCCCAAACCCCAAAGGCTGTTCACCCGGCCTTGCCTATTCCGCCCCCACCAAATTAA
- a CDS encoding HD-GYP domain-containing protein, translating to MDSRVTHTPFPRPNLKLVESDHVLVVDDQASSRLYISELLRSAHFRVSEAINGEDALEAVEQLQPDLVLLDVLMPDINGFDVCRQLKANDLTRLIPVVLITALTDRSNRVKGMRVGADDILTKPFDQVELLARVRSSIHQKRLNEDLDHAAKVLFGIARAVESRDPTTGDHCERLVAMGEQFGRYLGLPRQQIKALRWGGYLHDIGKVGIPDAILGKQGKHTPEEWEIMKSHVLIGEEICQGLRTMQDVLPIIRHHHERWDGSGYPDHLAGEEIPLLARVFQVIDIYDALTSSRPYKTALSVEQALEVLREETRQGWRDPNLVREFCDFMFVTAFNLVGAE from the coding sequence ATGGATTCTCGTGTGACCCACACTCCTTTTCCGCGCCCGAACCTGAAGCTAGTGGAGTCGGATCATGTTTTGGTGGTCGATGACCAAGCTAGCAGCCGTCTTTACATTAGTGAACTCTTGCGCTCAGCCCACTTCAGAGTCAGCGAGGCCATTAATGGCGAAGATGCTCTGGAAGCTGTAGAGCAACTGCAGCCGGACTTGGTATTGCTGGATGTGTTGATGCCGGATATCAATGGATTTGATGTCTGTCGGCAATTGAAAGCCAACGATCTGACCCGCTTAATTCCCGTTGTTTTGATCACCGCCCTGACGGATCGCTCCAATCGCGTTAAGGGGATGCGGGTGGGGGCTGATGACATTTTGACCAAGCCTTTTGACCAAGTGGAGCTGCTAGCACGGGTACGTTCCTCCATTCATCAAAAGCGCCTGAACGAAGATTTGGATCATGCTGCTAAGGTGTTGTTCGGCATTGCCCGTGCTGTGGAAAGCCGGGATCCCACCACTGGTGACCATTGTGAACGGTTGGTGGCGATGGGGGAACAATTTGGTCGTTATTTAGGCTTACCCCGTCAGCAAATCAAGGCGCTCCGCTGGGGCGGTTACCTGCACGATATTGGCAAAGTTGGGATCCCGGATGCGATTTTGGGCAAACAGGGCAAACACACCCCTGAAGAGTGGGAAATCATGAAGTCCCATGTGTTGATCGGGGAAGAAATATGCCAGGGCTTGCGCACCATGCAGGATGTGCTGCCCATTATTCGCCATCACCATGAGCGCTGGGATGGCAGTGGTTATCCGGATCATCTGGCAGGGGAGGAAATCCCTCTGTTGGCCCGCGTTTTTCAGGTGATTGATATTTACGATGCCCTTACCTCCTCGCGTCCTTATAAAACGGCCCTAAGTGTTGAACAGGCCCTGGAAGTGCTGCGGGAAGAAACTCGTCAAGGCTGGCGGGATCCCAACTTGGTGCGTGAGTTTTGCGACTTTATGTTCGTTACTGCCTTTAATTTGGTGGGGGCGGAATAG
- the rpsL gene encoding 30S ribosomal protein S12, whose amino-acid sequence MPTIQQLIREERSVATRKTKSPALKACPQRRGVCTRVYTTTPKKPNSALRKVARVRLTSGFEVTAYIPGIGHNLQEHSVVMIRGGRVKDLPGVRYHIIRGTLDAAGVKDRKQGRSKYGAKRPKPGQAAAPAGKKK is encoded by the coding sequence ATGCCCACCATTCAGCAACTAATTCGAGAGGAGCGCAGTGTCGCCACTCGCAAGACCAAATCCCCCGCTCTGAAGGCCTGTCCTCAGCGCAGAGGGGTTTGCACCCGAGTGTACACGACAACTCCCAAGAAGCCCAACTCAGCCCTGCGCAAGGTGGCACGGGTTCGTCTCACCTCGGGGTTCGAGGTTACCGCCTATATCCCTGGCATTGGCCACAACCTGCAGGAGCACTCCGTCGTCATGATTCGCGGTGGGCGGGTTAAGGATCTGCCGGGTGTGCGCTACCACATTATTCGTGGCACCCTCGATGCGGCTGGGGTAAAAGACCGCAAACAAGGTCGCTCCAAGTACGGGGCAAAGCGGCCCAAGCCCGGTCAGGCTGCAGCTCCTGCTGGCAAGAAGAAGTAG
- the fusA gene encoding elongation factor G, producing MARTVPLERVRNIGIAAHIDAGKTTTTERILFYSGLVHKIGEVHDGTAVTDWMAQERERGITITAAAISTRWVKRNPEDPSQPLPDAPEFTINIIDTPGHVDFTIEVERSMRVLDGVIAVFDSVGGVQPQSETVWRQANRYNVPRIAFVNKMDRMGANFLKVYGQLRDRLKANAVPIQLPIGAEDGFQGIVDLVRMQARIYMDEIGKDIRPAPIPEDMKELVAEYRAKLVEAVAETDEALMEKYFAEEDLSEADLMAGLRKGTISGQIVPMLCGSAFKNKGVQMLLDAVIDYLPAPIDIPAIKGLLPDGSEVARHASDDEPFSALAFKLMSDKYGDLTFIRVYSGVLAKGTYVLNSTKNKKERISRLVVLKADERQDVDELRAGDLGAVLGLKDTTTGDTLCDENSPVILESLYIPEPVISVAVEPKTKADIDKLSKALQSLSKEDPTFRVAVDQETNQTIISGMGELHLEILVDRMLREFNVEANVGNPQVAYRETVRKPVSRVEGKFVRQSGGRGQYGHVVIDLEPAEPGTGFEFVSKIVGGVVPKEYVGPAEQGMKEACESGVIAGYPLIDVRATLVDGSYHEVDSNEMAFKIAGSMALKEAVRRASPALLEPMMKVEVEVPEAFVGDVIGDINSRRGQMEGMNTEGGISKVNAKVPLAEMFGYATDIRSKTQGRGTFTMEFSHYEEVPRSIAETIIAKNKGNE from the coding sequence GTGGCACGCACAGTTCCCCTGGAACGAGTCCGAAATATTGGGATCGCGGCCCATATCGATGCAGGTAAAACCACGACCACGGAGCGGATTCTTTTCTATTCCGGTCTGGTGCATAAGATTGGCGAGGTTCACGATGGAACCGCTGTCACCGATTGGATGGCTCAGGAACGGGAACGGGGCATCACCATTACTGCTGCTGCTATCAGCACCCGCTGGGTGAAACGCAATCCCGAGGATCCCTCTCAGCCCTTACCGGATGCGCCTGAATTCACCATCAACATCATCGATACACCTGGGCACGTGGATTTCACCATTGAGGTGGAGCGCTCCATGCGGGTGCTGGACGGGGTGATTGCCGTGTTTGACTCGGTTGGCGGTGTGCAACCCCAGTCGGAAACTGTGTGGCGGCAAGCCAACCGCTACAACGTGCCCCGGATCGCGTTTGTCAACAAGATGGATCGCATGGGGGCCAATTTTCTTAAGGTTTATGGTCAACTGCGGGATCGTCTCAAGGCCAATGCAGTCCCCATCCAATTGCCCATTGGGGCCGAAGATGGGTTTCAGGGTATTGTCGATCTGGTGCGGATGCAAGCCCGCATCTACATGGATGAGATCGGCAAAGACATTCGTCCCGCCCCGATTCCGGAAGATATGAAAGAGCTGGTGGCGGAGTATCGCGCCAAGCTGGTGGAAGCTGTGGCAGAAACCGACGAAGCTCTGATGGAGAAGTATTTCGCCGAAGAAGACCTGAGCGAAGCCGATTTGATGGCTGGCTTGCGCAAAGGCACGATTAGCGGTCAAATTGTGCCGATGCTGTGTGGCTCTGCTTTCAAAAATAAAGGCGTGCAGATGCTGCTGGATGCAGTGATTGACTACCTACCCGCCCCCATCGATATTCCCGCCATTAAAGGGTTGCTACCGGACGGCTCGGAGGTAGCTCGTCATGCCAGCGATGATGAGCCTTTCTCTGCTTTGGCCTTTAAGTTGATGAGCGACAAGTATGGGGATCTCACCTTCATTCGCGTTTATTCCGGTGTGCTGGCCAAAGGCACCTACGTTCTCAACTCCACCAAGAACAAAAAAGAGCGCATTTCTCGCTTGGTAGTGCTTAAGGCGGACGAGCGCCAGGATGTGGATGAGCTGCGGGCTGGAGATCTGGGAGCGGTGCTGGGCCTGAAGGACACCACCACCGGAGATACTCTCTGTGACGAAAACTCGCCGGTGATCTTGGAATCTCTGTATATCCCTGAGCCGGTGATCTCGGTGGCGGTAGAGCCCAAGACCAAGGCTGATATCGACAAGCTCTCCAAAGCGTTGCAATCTCTGTCCAAAGAGGATCCCACCTTCCGGGTGGCGGTGGATCAGGAAACCAATCAAACCATCATCTCCGGAATGGGCGAGCTGCACCTAGAGATCCTGGTGGATCGGATGTTGCGGGAGTTCAATGTGGAGGCCAATGTCGGCAATCCACAGGTGGCCTACCGCGAAACCGTTCGCAAGCCGGTCAGCCGTGTTGAGGGCAAATTTGTCCGCCAAAGTGGTGGCCGTGGCCAGTATGGTCATGTGGTCATTGACCTGGAGCCGGCTGAACCAGGAACCGGGTTTGAGTTTGTCTCCAAGATCGTGGGTGGTGTGGTGCCCAAGGAGTATGTTGGGCCCGCTGAGCAGGGGATGAAGGAAGCCTGTGAATCGGGTGTGATCGCCGGGTATCCTCTCATCGATGTGCGCGCCACTTTGGTGGATGGTTCCTACCACGAGGTGGACTCCAACGAAATGGCCTTTAAGATCGCCGGTTCGATGGCTCTCAAGGAGGCCGTCCGCAGAGCTAGCCCCGCCTTGCTGGAGCCGATGATGAAGGTGGAAGTAGAAGTTCCTGAGGCCTTTGTGGGCGATGTGATTGGGGACATCAACTCCCGCCGTGGTCAGATGGAGGGGATGAACACGGAAGGCGGTATTTCCAAGGTCAATGCCAAGGTTCCCTTGGCAGAGATGTTTGGATACGCCACCGATATCCGTTCCAAAACCCAGGGGCGGGGCACCTTCACGATGGAATTCAGCCACTACGAGGAAGTTCCTCGCAGTATTGCCGAAACCATCATTGCTAAAAACAAAGGAAATGAGTAG
- the rpsG gene encoding 30S ribosomal protein S7, producing MSRRNRASHRDVPPDPKYGSRLVTMLIRKLMLRGKASLAANILYDAMSILQERTGQEPLPLVENAVRNATPLVEVKARRVGGATYQVPVEVRGDRGTSLALRWLVNFSRTRPGRTMAAKLANELLDASNETGSTIRRREEMHRMAEANKAFAHYRY from the coding sequence ATGTCTCGCCGCAACCGTGCCTCCCACCGCGATGTCCCCCCGGATCCCAAATATGGAAGCCGGCTGGTCACTATGTTGATCCGCAAGCTGATGCTGCGGGGCAAAGCCTCTTTGGCCGCCAATATCCTCTACGATGCCATGTCCATCCTGCAGGAACGCACCGGCCAAGAACCGCTGCCCTTGGTGGAAAATGCGGTTCGTAACGCGACCCCTTTGGTGGAAGTGAAAGCCCGCCGGGTGGGTGGAGCGACCTACCAAGTGCCGGTGGAAGTACGGGGAGACCGCGGGACTTCATTGGCCTTGCGCTGGTTAGTGAATTTCTCTCGCACGCGCCCGGGGCGCACCATGGCCGCCAAATTGGCCAACGAATTGCTGGATGCTTCTAACGAAACCGGCAGCACGATTCGTCGTCGGGAGGAGATGCATCGCATGGCAGAAGCCAACAAAGCCTTTGCTCACTACCGCTATTGA
- a CDS encoding prohibitin family protein — MLRGHEMGVGRWLPQATFAGAVLLLVGMGRPLRLVGNGENLVVFTWFGGVSQTALQPGLHWVPPFVSRTLIFDVKTQTLTWKDGDQTAYAPRLVALSQDGQQIRVEATLQFRILDAPKVYTQLGEGYLDRIAPIVRSVIINETAGFSAQALYSTQRPMLQGQIREQVATLLREYGIEVLDLLLRDVDFDPDFVAAIEGKTIAENRLAQKQFEIEQARQDARTVISQAEAEAGQLQAKARALTQNPQYLEVVKASVLGSRLETLVTQ, encoded by the coding sequence ATGCTTAGGGGTCATGAAATGGGAGTGGGTCGCTGGTTGCCCCAGGCTACCTTCGCCGGAGCAGTGCTGCTCCTGGTGGGGATGGGCAGGCCCTTGCGATTGGTGGGCAACGGAGAAAACTTGGTGGTGTTCACCTGGTTTGGTGGGGTGAGCCAAACAGCTTTACAGCCAGGTTTGCATTGGGTGCCTCCCTTCGTCTCTCGCACACTGATTTTCGATGTGAAAACCCAAACCCTGACCTGGAAAGACGGGGATCAGACGGCCTATGCTCCTCGCTTGGTGGCGCTCTCCCAAGATGGGCAACAAATTCGGGTTGAGGCGACCTTGCAATTTCGCATTCTCGATGCCCCCAAGGTTTATACCCAACTGGGCGAAGGCTACCTAGATCGCATCGCTCCGATTGTGCGTTCTGTGATCATCAACGAGACTGCCGGGTTTTCCGCCCAAGCCCTTTACTCCACCCAGCGTCCGATGCTGCAGGGGCAAATTCGTGAGCAGGTGGCCACTTTACTGCGGGAATACGGCATCGAAGTTTTGGATCTGCTGCTGCGGGATGTGGATTTCGATCCTGATTTTGTGGCCGCCATTGAGGGGAAGACCATTGCCGAAAATCGCCTCGCCCAGAAGCAATTTGAGATCGAGCAGGCCCGCCAAGATGCGCGCACTGTTATTTCTCAAGCGGAAGCAGAAGCAGGACAATTGCAGGCCAAAGCACGGGCTCTCACCCAAAATCCTCAGTATTTGGAGGTGGTGAAAGCCTCTGTGCTCGGATCACGGCTGGAAACTTTGGTGACCCAATAA
- a CDS encoding DUF1232 domain-containing protein yields the protein MRATPFLYQGFRLGLRNPSLRPWILLGILVYLLSPIDLIPSVLPIVGEMDDLVLLGLLLSELAQMALGDPFSPQTRPKSPARAEPASTQTIDIQATSLDEDP from the coding sequence ATGCGCGCCACCCCATTTCTGTATCAAGGTTTCCGACTGGGCTTGCGTAACCCCTCCCTGCGCCCCTGGATTCTGTTGGGTATTTTGGTCTATCTCCTCAGCCCCATTGATCTCATCCCTTCGGTACTGCCCATCGTTGGGGAAATGGACGATCTGGTTTTATTGGGCCTGCTCCTGTCGGAACTGGCCCAAATGGCCCTCGGGGATCCCTTTTCACCTCAAACCCGGCCAAAGTCCCCTGCCCGAGCTGAGCCTGCCTCGACCCAGACTATTGATATTCAAGCCACAAGCCTGGATGAGGATCCCTAA